From a region of the Dictyostelium discoideum AX4 chromosome 2 chromosome, whole genome shotgun sequence genome:
- the myoD gene encoding class I myosin, whose product MAYKSQHGVDDMVMLSKIANDSILDNLKKRYGGDVIYTYIGNVLISVNPFKQIKNLYSERNLLEYRGKFRYELPPHAYAVADDMYRSMYAEGQSQCVIISGESGAGKTEAAKLIMQYIAAVSGKGADVSRVKDVILESNPLLEAFGNAKTLRNNNSSRFGKYMEVQFNGIGDPEGGRVTNYLLEKSRVVYQTKGERNFHIFYQLLSGANQQLKSELRLDTPDKFNYLSASGCYTVDGVDDSGEFQDVCKAMKVIGLTDSEQKEVFRLVAAILYLGNVGFKNNAKDEAAIDQQSKKALENFAFLMQTDVSSCEKALCFRTISTGTQGRSARVSTYACPQNSEGAYYSRDALAKALYSRLFDWIVGRVNSALGYKQNSQSLMIGILDIYGFEIFEKNGFEQMVINYVNERLQQIFIELTLKTEQEEYFNEGIQWEQIDYFNNKICCDLIESKKPAGILTILDDVCNFPKGDDQKFLDRLKESFSSHAHFQSAAQSSSSFTIKHYAGDVEYCAEGFVDKNKDLLFNDLVELAACTTSKLIPQLFPEINCEKDKRKPTTAGFKIKESIGALVKALSACTPHYIRCIKPNGNKRANDFDTSLVMHQVKYLGLLENVRIRRAGYAYRQTYDKFFYRYRVCCKETWPNWTGGFESGVETILKSMDLEPKQYSKGKTKIFIRAPETVFNLEELRERKVFTYANKLQRFFLRFTLMSYYYSIQKGAADSMKSNKERRRLSIERPYQGDYINYRENFELKDIVKKNGNEKIMFTHAVNKYDRRSRCQRRVLLLSDTAIYFIATEKNKDKEDRKKRPWIYVQKRRLLLAGITSVELSKLSDGFVVLKTMNEHDQIFECRRKTEFLGTLIKAYKTGTLRINYNNSIGVAIKASKQGGKGKERIILFEKGIKPGESVFKGTKVSTPSDGLPADTVPNLTPPESLPVVSIPIYKPAMNAKNAPQNSGGPASNVKPSAKALYDFDAESSMELSFKEGDILTVLDQSSGDWWDAELKGRRGKVPSNYLQLIKNAAPPRAGGPPVPTGNRAPTTTTTSGGSTRGGFNNGPSTAPSGRGAAPPSSRGGMAPRGGSVAPPSSRGGIAPRGGIAPRGGMAPRGGMAPRV is encoded by the exons atggcatATAAAAGTCAACATGGTGTTGATGATATGGTTATGTTATCAAAAATtgcaaatgattcaattttagataatttaaagaaaagatATGGTGGTGATGTTATTTAT acATATATTGGAAATGTATTAATTTCAGTTAATCCATttaaacaaatcaaaaatttatattctgAAAGAAATTTATTAGAGTATAGAGGTAAATTTAGATATGAATTACCACCACATGCATATGCAGTAGCAGATGATATGTATAGAAGTATGTATGCTGAAGGTCAATCACAATGTGTTATCATTTCTGGTGAATCAGGTGCAGGTAAAACTGAAGCAGCAAAATTAATTATGCAATATATTGCAGCAGTCTCTGGTAAGGGTGCCGATGTATCAAGAGTAAAAGATGTAATCTTGGAATCAAATCCATTGTTGGAAGCATTTGGTAATGCAAAAACTTTacgtaataataattcatcacgTTTTGGTAAATATATGGAAGTTCAATTCAATGGTATCGGTGATCCAGAAGGTGGTAGAGTTACCAATTATCTCTTAGAAAAATCACGTGTTGTCTATCAAACTAAAGGTGAAAGAAATTTTCATAtcttttatcaattattatctGGTgcaaatcaacaattaaaaa gtGAATTAAGATTAGATACACcagataaatttaattatttatcagCAAGTGGTTGTTATACTGTTGATGGAGTTGATGATTCAGGTGAATTTCAAGATGTTTGTAAAGCAATGAAAGTTATTGGATTGACTGATAGTGAACAAAAGGAAGTATTTAGATTGGTAGCAGCTATTCTATATTTGGGTAATGTTGGATTTAAGAATAATGCAAAAGATGAGGCAGCTATTGATCAACAATCAAAGAAAGCATTGGAGAATTTTGCATTCTTGATGCAAACCGATGTATCATCATGTGAGAAAGCACTTTGTTTTAGAACGATTTCAACTGGTACTCAAGGTAGAAGTGCACGTGTTTCAACCTATGCATGTCCACAAAATTCAGAGGGTGCATATTATTCACGTGATGCACTTGCAAAAGCATTGTATAGTCGTTTGTTTGATTGGATTGTTGGTAGGGTAAACTCTGCATTGGGATATAAACAAAACTCTCAATCTTTGATGATTGGTATTTTGGATATCTATGGTTTTGAAATCTTTGAAAAGAATGGTTTCGAACAAATGGTAATCAATTATGTCAATGAACGTTTACAACAAATCTTTATAGAGTTAACCTTGAAAACTGAACAGGAAGAATACTTTAATGAAGGTATTCAATGGGAACAAATCGattatttcaataataaGATCTGTTGTGATCTCATTGAAAGTAAGAAACCAGCTGGTATCCTAACGATATTGGATGACGTTTGCAATTTCCCAAAAGGTGATGATCAAAAGTTTTTAGACCGTTTAAAGGAATCATTCTCTTCACATGCCCATTTCCAAAGTGCTGCTcaatcttcatcatctttcaCCATTAAACATTATGCTGGTGATGTGGAATATTGTGCAGAAGGTTTCGTTGATAAGAATAAAGATTTACTCTTTAATGATTTGGTTGAATTGGCAGCTTGTACCACCAGTAAATTAATTCCTCAATTATTCCCAGAGATCAATTGTGAAAAGGATAAAAGAAAACCAACAACTGCCggtttcaaaattaaagaatccaTTGGTGCTTTGGTTAAGGCATTATCAGCTTGTACACCCCATTACATTCGTTGTATCAAACCAAATGGAAATAAACGTGCCAATGATTTCGATACTTCATTGGTTATGCATCAAGTTAAATATTTGGGTCTCTTGGAAAATGTTAGAATTCGTAGAGCTGGTTATGCCTATCGTCAAACTTATGACAAATTCTTTTACCGTTATCGTGTATGTTGTAAAGAAACCTGGCCAAATTGGACAGGTGGTTTCGAATCTGGTGTTGAAACCATTCTAAAATCAATGGACTTGGAACCAAAACAATACTCTAAAggtaaaacaaaaatattcATTCGTGCCCCAGAAACAGTTTTCAATCTCGAAGAACTAAGAGAGAGAAAGGTTTTCACCTATGCAAATAAACTTCAAAGATTCTTCCTTCGTTTCACTTTGATGAGCTACTATTATTCAATTCAAAAGGGTGCTGCAGACTCTATGAAATCAAATAAAGAGAGAAGAAGATTATCAATCGAAAGACCTTATCAAGGTGATTACATAAACTATAGAGAAAACTTTGAACTCAAAGATATCGTTAAAAAGAATGGAAATGAAAAGATTATGTTCACTCATGCCGTTAACAAATATGATCGTAGATCAAGATGTCAACGTCGTGTATTACTTTTAAGTGATACTGCCATTTATTTCATCGCAACCGAAAAGAATAAGGATAAAGAAGATCGTAAAAAGAGACCTTGGATTTACGTTCAAAAGAGAAGACTTTTATTGGCTGGTATCACCTCTGTAGAATTATCAAAGTTATCCGATGGTTTCGTAGTTTTGAAAACAATGAATGAACACGATCAAATCTTTGAATGTCGTAGAAAAACCGAATTCCTTGGTACCCTTATCAAAGCTTATAAAACTGGTACACTTCGTATCAATTATAACAATTCAATTGGTGTTGCAATTAAAGCAAGCAAACAAGGTGGTAAAGGTAAAGAACGTATAATCCTCTTTGAAAAAGGTATTAAACCAGGTGAATCGGTTTTCAAAGGAACTAAAGTATCAACTCCATCCGATGGTTTACCAGCTGATACCGTTCCAAATTTAACACCACCAGAATCATTACCAGTCGTTTCAATTCCAATCTATAAACCAGCAATGAATGCAAAGAATGCCCCTCAAAATAGTGGTGGCCCTGCTTCAAATGTAAAACCATCCGCTAAAGCACTTTACGATTTCGATGCTGAATCCTCAATGGAATTATCTTTCAAAGAGGGTGATATTCTCACTGTTTTAGATCAAAGCTCTGGTGATTGGTGGGATGCCGAGTTAAAAGGTCGTCGTGGTAAAGTTCcttcaaattatttacaattgataAAGAATGCTGCCCCACCAAGAGCTGGTGGTCCACCAGTTCCAACTGGTAATCGTGCtccaactacaactacaacttctGGTGGCTCAACTCGTGGTGGTTTCAATAATGGCCCATCAACTGCTCCATCAGGTCGTGGTGCTGCTCCTCCATCATCTCGTGGTGGTATGGCTCCAAGAGGTGGCTCGGTAGCTCCTCCATCATCTCGTGGTGGTATTGCTCCAAGAGGTGGTATTGCTCCAAGAGGTGGTATGGCACCAAGAGGTGGAATGGCACCAAGAGTTTAA
- a CDS encoding PH domain-containing protein (pleckstrin homology (PH) domain-containing protein) gives MSSVRAQFAEVQEQLNQVHSLVDSNTPSDLNKAATILKSLLPVYKDLSGNEESKRPENLEILKEIKSRLTEETQRVMSKKEEAKSLQIQQQQQQQQLLQQQQQQQILESTTRNRQASQQELPKPPILSGYLKKQGDKGLVRSFKKRWFLQRDTKLFYYEKEGDSEPYGFVNLPEMINVKTVDSGFELATPSRVYVFQVFKPSDLTYWTEGLKEFKKYYQSLQNSQKFGANANGNGNSSPNMSSSGSYSDFRKYSESSQQPLNSSTGAINTTPQRGTPIKDRRGTVSGGTTEYSHSSSSTAPDSPTLSSSYVPPPSSSNLNPQDEELKRRENEIIRKHQEKLKQQDDQQQDDKQQQQQQSQEPPQQQQQQQEQLQSQPSQQQQQQQQQQQQQQQQQQQQQQQQQQQQQQQQQQPPQTSPQNSRHGSTNYSQLQQQQQQPQQQPQQQSSPQVIISNNNSPRFESQQQQNNFHNNGSNINLESFRQSIEDELNKKFLKEKQDLMEFEIKKRLEIESEIKKLQLQLDQTKTDAEEKQNKSSNELKKKKAEIEDYEARVTIITKRNEEMDAKIKELESSRPVETFPHEFLWTEEVNSRDLLIASQSKRILELEEQLKLKDNAVTVIKRENEMLRQETEKKDKYINELLEKGGGSGIHTNSNNNNNSNNNNNNSNNNSNTDKIKESMVAHQTQNAFLLQEIQRLETQSQFKLDIKIQQIEELENQLEQQLYQFHRFREAIIGTMSNEYCVKIEKENLDVKKEYFQSLGVSIKLHRVKEGYFANIDINSLFDKVIKENVHYRNWPEWISNQFNQA, from the exons ATGTCGTCTGTAAGAGCCCAATTTGCAGAGGTACAagaacaattaaatcaagTTCACAGTTTAGTTGACAGTAACACTCCATCCGATTTAAATAAAGCTGCAACAATtt taaaatcattattaccagTTTATAAAGATTTAAGTGGAAATGAAGAAAGTAAAAGACCAGAGAATTTAGAGATATTGAAAGAGATTAAATCTAGATTAACAGAAGAGACACAACGTGTTATGAGTAAGAAAGAGGAGGCTAAATcattacaaattcaacaacaacaacaacaacaacaattattacaacaacaacaacaacaacaaattctaGAGAGCACCACTAGAAATAGACAAGCGTCACAACAAGAATTACCAAAACCACCGATTCTCAGTGGTTACTTAAAGAAACAAGGTGATAAAGGTTTAGTAAGGTCGTTCAAAAAGAGATGGTTTCTACAACGTGATACTAAACTATTTTACTATGAAAAGGAGGGTGATTCCGAACCGTACGGGTTTGTTAATCTTCCTGAAATGATTAATGTGAAAACAGTGGATTCAGGTTTCGAACTAGCAACACCATCTCGTGTTTATGTATTCCAAGTTTTCAAACCATCAGATTTAACTTATTGGACCGAAggtttaaaagaatttaaaaagtattATCAATCATTACAAAATTCTCAAAAGTTTGGTGCAAATgcaaatggtaatggtaatagttCACCAAATATGTCATCATCAGGTTCATATTCTGATTTTCGTAAATATTCAGAATCATCTCAACAACCACTTAACTCAAGTACTGGTGCTATAAATACTACACCACAACGTGGCACACCAATTAAAGATCGTAGAGGTACTGTATCTGGTGGTACAACAGAGTATTCTCATTCTTCCTCTTCTACAGCACCAGATTCACCAACATTATCTTCAAGTTATGttccaccaccatcatcatcaaatttaaatccacaagatgaagaattaaaaagacgtgaaaatgaaatcattAGAAAACAtcaagagaaattaaaacaacaagacgatcaacaacaagatgataaacaacaacaacaacaacaatcacaagaACCAccgcaacaacaacaacaacaacaggaacaattacaatcacaaccatcacaacaacaacaacaacaacaacaacaacaacaacaacaacaacaacaacaacaacaacaacaacaacaacaacaacaacaacaacaacaacaacaacaacaacctccACAAACTTCACCACAAAATAGTAGACATGGTAGTACAAATTATtcacaacttcaacaacaacaacaacaaccacaacaacagccacaacaacaatcatcacCACAAGTTATaataagtaataataattcaccaaGATTTGAAtcacagcaacaacaaaataattttcataataatggatcaaatataaatttagaatCATTTAGACAATCTATTGaagatgaattaaataaaaagtttttaaaagaGAAACAAGATTTAAtggaatttgaaattaaaaagagattagaaattgaaagtgaaattaaaaaacttcAATTACAATTGGACCAAACTAAAACAGATGCTGAAGAgaaacaaaataaatcaagtaatgaattgaaaaagaaaaaagctGAAATTGAGGATTATGAAGCTAGAGTTACAATCATTACAAAAAGAAATGAAGAGATGGATGCAAAGATAAAAGAATTAGAATCATCTAGACCAGTTGAAACTTTCCCACATGAATTCCTTTGGACTGAAGAAGTTAATTCAAGAGATCTTTTAATTGCATCACAATCAAAACGTATTCTAGAATTGGAGGAACAATTAAAACTTAAAGATAATGCTGTCACTGTAATAAAAAGAGAGAATGAAATGTTAAGACAAGAAACTgagaaaaaagataaatatataaatgaaTTACTTGAAAAAGGCGGTGGTAGTGGAATTCatacaaatagtaataacaataataatagtaataataataataataatagtaataataattcaaatactgataaaattaaagaatcaatGGTTGCTCATCAAACTCAAAATGCTTTCTTACTTCAAGAGATTCAAAGATTGGAAACTCAAAGTCAATTCAAATTGGATATTAAAATACAACAAATTGAAGAACTTGAGAATCAATTAGAACAACAACTTTATCAATTCCATCGTTTCCGTGAGGCAATCATTGGTACTATGTCAAACGAATATTGTGTAAagattgaaaaagaaaatttagatgtcaaaaaagaatatttccAATCACTTGGTGTATCTATCAAATTACATAGAGTTAAAGAAGGTTATTTCGCCAATATCgatattaattcattatttgataaagttataaaagaaaatgtaCATTATAGAAATTGGCCAGAATGgatttcaaatcaatttaatcaagcttaa